A window of Synechococcus sp. WH 8109 genomic DNA:
AACCTTCAATCAGCTGAGCCAAGGATTACGGCTGCAGCTCAGAAGATCTGTCTGATTGGCGACCGACGCCGAAAGTGAGCTGTTTCTTGATCAAGCACTGATGGCGTCAGGCGTTGCTGCCGACAAGCGATCACGGATCTGAACAGCGGCTTGGCAGTAGGCCGCCCAGCCGCCCATACGCCGCAGATCGGCACGGCCACGATCATCGACGGCATTCGACACACAAACACCCTCCACCTCTGCTTTTTCGAACGCCGCCAACAAGGGGATTTCCGCTTGCATCACATCCACATCAAAACCCTCCAAAATTTGGCGTGCTTCCTGCGCAAGCCGTTGTTTTCGGCTGTCCACCTTCACCAACAACGCAGCATGCATGGTGTCCATCTGCCTGAGGATTGAGGAGAGTTCAACCGTGAGCTCAACCGATCTCGCCTGCGGTGTTGTGGGCAGCAAAACAAGATCTGCTCCGGCCGAAAGATTCTTGAGTTCATCCTCGTGGCTGCTGGCCTGCCCGTCAGTGATGATCACTTGCGCATGGCGAGTGGCCTTCGCTGCAGCCTCAACAGGCACCACATCAAACGGAAGCATCCCCCGGGCTGCGTAGGCAGTTGCCGAGCGGTTGCGATCCGCATCAACAACACACACCGACAGGCCCCGCTGAGCCCAAACACAAGCCAAATGGATGCTGGTGCAGGTTTTTGCCACACCACCTTTCTGGCCAAAGACAGTCAAAAACATGGCTGAGGTTTAAATGCGCGGAATGATCGCGTCGTTGGGGAAGAACTCTTCAAACACACAGATGCGGTCGGCCCAACGGGCCTCCACTTCCAAGCGCATCAAGCGATTGCGCACCCACATCAACGTGTCGACATCAATGGGTTTATGGAACTTGTGCTGCTGCACCTTCACCCAATCATCCTTGCTCTGAGAGCTGTTCATGACCGCGAAAACTGACATGCCCACACCGTACGGATGGCGTCCTTCGGCGCCATGAGCTTCACATTGAGTAAGCATCAAAGATCACTCAATCGCAGCCGAACTGTTCAGCAGAACAACGAATTAATGGAAGCTTTGAGTCCAAGCAAGAGCTATCAGAGCTTGAACCTCGAGATCGGTAGCCGATCCATCATTCAGAGCATTCAAGCGGCGACAGAATCGAACGAATTCCCCTTCAGCCGTGATGACCCAGAAAGCACCACAACTCAAGCCCCGCCCGGTGCACACACCACCTAAACGCGCTTGAAGCAGTTGAAGGCCTCAATTGACCAATCCGAGCTGAACAGAGTTTCTGTTCTGTAACAGCACGAACGACACGTCAATTGAAACCACTTATATAAAAGATGTGTAGTAACTGCTACGCAATCACGTTCACCTCGTTTTCGGCGAGGCGCAGTTCGACTCAGGCCATGGAACGGGGACCTGAGCTTGCTTCGAGGAACCCATCATGACCTTGACCTATCGCGGCCAGAAGTACAATCAGAACAATGCTGCTGCTTCCAACGTTCAGCGCCCAGTTCTTGTTTATCGCGGTCAGAAAGTAGCCAGCTAACAACAGCACGACGACCTCTTGCAAGCCCCGCCGAGGCGGGGCTTTTTTATGGCTCATTTGCCTTCAGGATCTGGCTGTTTTGTCTTCCAACGTTCAAACCAAACTGCGAAGGCGAGGGACACACCCACGGCAAAGCCAGCACCAATCAGCACCACACCAACTTCCACCTGCATCAACAGCACCTATTGCTGCCACAGATCATCGGACAAGACCGATCAATACGGCAAAGGCTGCGTTATGGAACCAAGGCGTTACTGAACCAACGTCTGATACGCCTCATTGACGCGTCGAAACGCCTCAGCAGAACCACCGAGATCGGGATGGTGCTGCTTCACCAGTTTTCGATGCGCCTGCTTGATCTCAGCGAGGGACGCGTTGGCATCCAAGCTCAACACCCTTAAAGCTGCACGGCGTGGGTCACGGACGTGGCCATCGTCCTCACGATCCGTTTGACGCTGGTCCGTTCGGGTGCGGCGACCCTGCCGTCTGGAACCTGATTGGTCCTGACGCTGACGCAGCTGCTCCACCACGCGCTGTGGATCCTCATCCAGCCATTCACTGGCGCGAACCCCAAACAAGGCAAACGCCGCCAGAACGGCCGTTGTTTGCTTGTTCGGCTTGGGTCCCACCTCCGCCATGAGATCTGTGCCCAGCCCTCGAACCAACCGATCCAACCGCTGTTCAAGGGTTAAGTGAGCAGGAAAACTGCTGCGGTTGAGCTGATCAATCAACAGCTCCAACCCCCGCTGACGCAGTGCCGTCCATCCCGGCTGCTGGGCGAGGGCCTGCCCCCAGGCCCGCACCTGTTGGCTGCTGATGCGCGGTGGAGCTTGTGCCGGTGGCTCACTCCAGTGGCGATGTGATCTGGGCTCCGTACGAATGCGTTGGCGTTGCTGACGTTGCAGGCGCTCCAACTCACGGTTGAGCCGCAACAACTCGCGACGCAAAGCGTCGTTCTCGGCCAGCAAAGCCTCAACATTGCTGGTGACCCGTTGTTCCGGGCGTCCGCCTGACCACTGACGCGGATCAAAGCCCAAAGCGTGTCTCCCGCCTCACCATGGCAACAACTCACCATTGGCATGCCAGAAGCTGCCGCTGGTGGCCAAGGTCAAGCCATCTATCCGGGCCAGCAGACCCTTCACCGACTGCTCGGGGAGGATCCCGCGGGGATTGAAGCGAATCATGCGGGTGCGCACCAATCCGGGATGCAAAATCGCAACAGCGATGCCCCGCGATTCCAGATCAATCGCCAACGACTTTCCGGCCATGTTGAGCGCCACCTTTGACATCCGATAGCCATAGGAGCCTCCCGAACTGTTGTCGTCGATGGACCCCATGCGGCTGGTCATCAGCACCAACTTGGCTCCGCTGGGCATCTGATCCACCAACGCCCTAGCCAGCAGCAAAGGAGCAAGGGCATTCACCTCAAACTGGCGGCGAATCCCGGTGGGATCCAAATCCATCAGGCCCATCGACTGCAAAATCCCGGCATTGAGGATGACGCCATCGAGGGGCAAACCATCCAGACGCTGCACCAGGTCATCAATGACTTTGCTATCGCTCAACTCAAGGCCGGCTTCCACCCGCAACCCCAGACCATCGAGTTCATAACTGGTTTGACGGCAAACTGCCACCACGTCATCGCCACGAGCCTTGAGCTGCCTGCAGTATTCCAAGCCGATCCCACGGTTTGCGCCGGTGACCAGAAACGTCGCCATCGTGAGGCTTCAGCAATCGCCATCCTGCCGGCTCTTGCGTCCGTCCCCTGAAGCGATCACGCCGGAAAATCCCCCTCAACGCCGTATTGATGCAAACACTGTTTCACTGTGAGCACTGAGACCGTACTGCCGCTCTCTCCATCCACCAGCAGATAGGGGCAGCCTCGGAGCACGCAACGTCGACGTGCGTCGATGTAGGCATCAAAAGCGTTGGCATGGGAACACTCCTCCACCCAACCTTCACTGCTGAGATACCGCGTGAGGATCATGGCCACAGGCACCTAGGCCACCGGTTATGGCTCAGGACAATTCGTATCCAAGAAAGAGCCTTGAAGTCTTCGGGATCGCAACGGCTCGGGAAACGCCGAAGCAGGGCAGATCAATGGGGTTCAGCTGATCCCTGCACAACGGTGACAACCTGATTCCAGGTTGCATGCACCACGCGATAGGTCTTCAACGTAGCGCGCGATTTGGTGCGGGCATTCACAAAGGCTTTGAACTCCGTTTTGAAGCAGATCTCTTGGATCCACTGCCCTTCTGTATCAAGCCTCTCGATGCAATACATCAGACATCTAGCGATTAAAAACATCACAACCGCA
This region includes:
- a CDS encoding DUF4278 domain-containing protein, coding for MTLTYRGQKYNQNNAAASNVQRPVLVYRGQKVAS
- a CDS encoding SDR family oxidoreductase — its product is MATFLVTGANRGIGLEYCRQLKARGDDVVAVCRQTSYELDGLGLRVEAGLELSDSKVIDDLVQRLDGLPLDGVILNAGILQSMGLMDLDPTGIRRQFEVNALAPLLLARALVDQMPSGAKLVLMTSRMGSIDDNSSGGSYGYRMSKVALNMAGKSLAIDLESRGIAVAILHPGLVRTRMIRFNPRGILPEQSVKGLLARIDGLTLATSGSFWHANGELLPW
- a CDS encoding J domain-containing protein, whose protein sequence is MGFDPRQWSGGRPEQRVTSNVEALLAENDALRRELLRLNRELERLQRQQRQRIRTEPRSHRHWSEPPAQAPPRISSQQVRAWGQALAQQPGWTALRQRGLELLIDQLNRSSFPAHLTLEQRLDRLVRGLGTDLMAEVGPKPNKQTTAVLAAFALFGVRASEWLDEDPQRVVEQLRQRQDQSGSRRQGRRTRTDQRQTDREDDGHVRDPRRAALRVLSLDANASLAEIKQAHRKLVKQHHPDLGGSAEAFRRVNEAYQTLVQ
- a CDS encoding ParA family protein; this translates as MFLTVFGQKGGVAKTCTSIHLACVWAQRGLSVCVVDADRNRSATAYAARGMLPFDVVPVEAAAKATRHAQVIITDGQASSHEDELKNLSAGADLVLLPTTPQARSVELTVELSSILRQMDTMHAALLVKVDSRKQRLAQEARQILEGFDVDVMQAEIPLLAAFEKAEVEGVCVSNAVDDRGRADLRRMGGWAAYCQAAVQIRDRLSAATPDAISA